In the Oryza glaberrima chromosome 6, OglaRS2, whole genome shotgun sequence genome, one interval contains:
- the LOC127777025 gene encoding protein STRICTOSIDINE SYNTHASE-LIKE 10-like — MRTTARPTAAATALALIVVLVFSPSPATAATARMFKTIDARRSQHLDLTGSLVGPESVAFDGKGHGPYSGVSDGRVMRWNGEAAGWSTYTYSPSYTNNKCAASTLPTVQTESKCGRPLGLRFHFKTGNLYIADAYMGLMRVGPGGGEATVLATKADGVPLRFTNGVDIDQVTGDVYFTDSSMNYQRSQHEQVTATKDSTGRLMKYDPRTNQVTVLQSNITYPNGVAIGVDRTHLIVALTGPCKLMRYWIRGSKAGKSEPFAELPGYPDNVRPDGKGGYWVALHREKYELPFGPDNHLVAMRVSAGGKLVQQMRGPKSLRPTEVMERKDGKIYMGNVELPYVGVVKST; from the coding sequence ATGAGGACCACGGCgaggccaacggcggcggcgacggcgctcgcGCTCATCGTCGTCCTGGTGTTCTCGCcgtcccccgccaccgccgccacagcGAGAATGTTCAAGACCATTGACGCCCGACGGAGCCAGCATCTGGACCTCACCGGATCACTCGTCGGGCCGGAGAGCGTCGCGTTCGACGGCAAGGGACACGGCCCATACAGCGGCGTCTCCGACGGCCGCGTCATGAGGTGGAACGGCGAGGCGGCTGGCTGGAGCACCTACACGTACAGCCCCAGCTACACGAACAACAAGTGCGCGGCATCGACTCTCCCCACGGTTCAGACCGAGAGCAAATGCGGCCGTCCGTTAGGCCTACGGTTTCACTTCAAAACCGGCAACCTGTACATCGCCGACGCCTACATGGGATTGATGCGAGTTGGGCCAGGAGGTGGTGAGGCAACCGTCTTAGCCACGAAAGCTGATGGCGTGCCACTTCGCTTCACCAATGGGGTGGACATTGATCAGGTTACCGGAGATGTTTATTTCACCGATAGCAGCATGAACTACCAACGATCTCAGCACGAGCAAGTCACGGCGACCAAGGACTCGACGGGACGGCTTATGAAGTATGATCCACGAACCAACCAAGTCACCGTGCTTCAATCCAACATAACCTACCCGaacggtgtcgccattggtgtTGACCGAACACATCTGATTGTTGCACTGACGGGGCCATGTAAGTTGATGAGGTATTGGATTCGAGGCTCAAAGGCTGGTAAGTCCGAACCATTTGCCGAGTTGCCAGGCTATCCTGATAATGTGAGGCCTGATGGGAAAGGTGGTTATTGGGTAGCCCTCCATCGTGAGAAGTATGAGCTCCCCTTTGGTCCGGACAATCACTTGGTTGCTATGAGGGTTAGTGCTGGTGGGAAGCTGGTGCAACAGATGAGAGGACCAAAGAGCCTGAGACCAACTGAAGTGATGGAGAGGAAGGATGGTAAAATATACATGGGAAATGTTGAGCTGCCGTATGTCGGAGTCGTGAAGAGTACCTAG
- the LOC127777802 gene encoding cinnamoyl-CoA reductase 1-like isoform X2, with translation MLGGDGRTKTVCVTGAGGFVASWLVKLLLSRGCYTVHGTVRDPGDAKNAHLMSLDGAAERLRLFKADLLDYGSVAAAIAGCDDVFHVACPVLLSAPNPEVDILAPAVTGTTNVLKACSEAKVGRVVVVSSVSAAMVNPNWPEGKAIDEDCWSDVDYCRATKNWYTLGKTLAEIEAFDYAKRSGLDLVTLCPSLVIGPLLQPTVNASSTVILGCLKGDCEVKIKLRNFVDVRDVANALLLLYETPGVSGRYICSSHARRMPHIIDLLKSWYPGYKFADKFVEVSDEPQFNSGKLEKLGWKIKPFEETLRDSVESYRAAGVLD, from the exons ATGTTGGGCGGCGACGGGAGAACGAAGACGGTGTGCGTGACCGGCGCCGGGGGCTTCGTGGCGTCGTGGCTCGTcaagctcctcctctcccgcggcTGCTACACCGTCCATGGCACCGTCCGTGATCCAG GCGACGCCAAGAACGCCCACCTGATGTCTCTGGACGGCGCCGCGGAGAGGCTGCGGCTGTTCAAGGCCGACCTGCTCGACTAcggcagcgtggcggcggccatcgccggctGCGACGACGTCTTCCATGTGGCCTGCCCCGTGCTCCTCTCCGCCCCCAACCCAGAG GTTGATATACTTGCTCCTGCTGTAACGGGCACGACGAATGTGCTGAAGGCTTGTTCAGAAGCTAAGGTTGGGAGGGTTGTGGTGGTGTCATCTGTCTCTGCTGCGATGGTGAATCCTAACTGGCCTGAGGGCAAGGCCATAGATGAAGATTGCTGGTCTGATGTCGATTACTGCAGAGCCACTAAG AATTGGTATACCCTTGGGAAAACACTTGCGGAGATTGAGGCCTTTGATTATGCGAAGAGAAGTGGATTGGATCTTGTGACACTCTGCCCATCGTTGGTGATTGGACCTTTGCTGCAACCAACTGTGAATGCGAGCAGTACAGTCATACTTGGATGTCTGAAAG GTGATTGTGAGGTAAAAATCAAACTGAGGAACTTTGTGGATGTCAGGGATGTTGCCAATGCTCTTCTTTTACTGTATGAAACCCCAGGGGTCTCCGGACGATACATCTGCAGTTCACACGCAAGAAGGATGCCTCATATCATTGACTTACTAAAGAGCTGGTATCCCGGTTACAAATTTGCCGACAA GTTTGTGGAAGTGAGCGATGAGCCGCAATTCAACTCGGGGAAGCTAGAGAAGCTAGGATGGAAAATCAAGCCATTTGAGGAAACACTCAGGGACAGCGTTGAATCTTATAGAGCTGCAGGTGTCCTGGATTGA
- the LOC127777802 gene encoding cinnamoyl-CoA reductase 1-like isoform X1, with amino-acid sequence MLGGDGRTKTVCVTGAGGFVASWLVKLLLSRGCYTVHGTVRDPGDAKNAHLMSLDGAAERLRLFKADLLDYGSVAAAIAGCDDVFHVACPVLLSAPNPEVDILAPAVTGTTNVLKACSEAKVGRVVVVSSVSAAMVNPNWPEGKAIDEDCWSDVDYCRATKQNWYTLGKTLAEIEAFDYAKRSGLDLVTLCPSLVIGPLLQPTVNASSTVILGCLKGDCEVKIKLRNFVDVRDVANALLLLYETPGVSGRYICSSHARRMPHIIDLLKSWYPGYKFADKFVEVSDEPQFNSGKLEKLGWKIKPFEETLRDSVESYRAAGVLD; translated from the exons ATGTTGGGCGGCGACGGGAGAACGAAGACGGTGTGCGTGACCGGCGCCGGGGGCTTCGTGGCGTCGTGGCTCGTcaagctcctcctctcccgcggcTGCTACACCGTCCATGGCACCGTCCGTGATCCAG GCGACGCCAAGAACGCCCACCTGATGTCTCTGGACGGCGCCGCGGAGAGGCTGCGGCTGTTCAAGGCCGACCTGCTCGACTAcggcagcgtggcggcggccatcgccggctGCGACGACGTCTTCCATGTGGCCTGCCCCGTGCTCCTCTCCGCCCCCAACCCAGAG GTTGATATACTTGCTCCTGCTGTAACGGGCACGACGAATGTGCTGAAGGCTTGTTCAGAAGCTAAGGTTGGGAGGGTTGTGGTGGTGTCATCTGTCTCTGCTGCGATGGTGAATCCTAACTGGCCTGAGGGCAAGGCCATAGATGAAGATTGCTGGTCTGATGTCGATTACTGCAGAGCCACTAAG CAGAATTGGTATACCCTTGGGAAAACACTTGCGGAGATTGAGGCCTTTGATTATGCGAAGAGAAGTGGATTGGATCTTGTGACACTCTGCCCATCGTTGGTGATTGGACCTTTGCTGCAACCAACTGTGAATGCGAGCAGTACAGTCATACTTGGATGTCTGAAAG GTGATTGTGAGGTAAAAATCAAACTGAGGAACTTTGTGGATGTCAGGGATGTTGCCAATGCTCTTCTTTTACTGTATGAAACCCCAGGGGTCTCCGGACGATACATCTGCAGTTCACACGCAAGAAGGATGCCTCATATCATTGACTTACTAAAGAGCTGGTATCCCGGTTACAAATTTGCCGACAA GTTTGTGGAAGTGAGCGATGAGCCGCAATTCAACTCGGGGAAGCTAGAGAAGCTAGGATGGAAAATCAAGCCATTTGAGGAAACACTCAGGGACAGCGTTGAATCTTATAGAGCTGCAGGTGTCCTGGATTGA
- the LOC127777802 gene encoding cinnamoyl-CoA reductase 1-like isoform X3 has protein sequence MSLDGAAERLRLFKADLLDYGSVAAAIAGCDDVFHVACPVLLSAPNPEVDILAPAVTGTTNVLKACSEAKVGRVVVVSSVSAAMVNPNWPEGKAIDEDCWSDVDYCRATKQNWYTLGKTLAEIEAFDYAKRSGLDLVTLCPSLVIGPLLQPTVNASSTVILGCLKGDCEVKIKLRNFVDVRDVANALLLLYETPGVSGRYICSSHARRMPHIIDLLKSWYPGYKFADKFVEVSDEPQFNSGKLEKLGWKIKPFEETLRDSVESYRAAGVLD, from the exons ATGTCTCTGGACGGCGCCGCGGAGAGGCTGCGGCTGTTCAAGGCCGACCTGCTCGACTAcggcagcgtggcggcggccatcgccggctGCGACGACGTCTTCCATGTGGCCTGCCCCGTGCTCCTCTCCGCCCCCAACCCAGAG GTTGATATACTTGCTCCTGCTGTAACGGGCACGACGAATGTGCTGAAGGCTTGTTCAGAAGCTAAGGTTGGGAGGGTTGTGGTGGTGTCATCTGTCTCTGCTGCGATGGTGAATCCTAACTGGCCTGAGGGCAAGGCCATAGATGAAGATTGCTGGTCTGATGTCGATTACTGCAGAGCCACTAAG CAGAATTGGTATACCCTTGGGAAAACACTTGCGGAGATTGAGGCCTTTGATTATGCGAAGAGAAGTGGATTGGATCTTGTGACACTCTGCCCATCGTTGGTGATTGGACCTTTGCTGCAACCAACTGTGAATGCGAGCAGTACAGTCATACTTGGATGTCTGAAAG GTGATTGTGAGGTAAAAATCAAACTGAGGAACTTTGTGGATGTCAGGGATGTTGCCAATGCTCTTCTTTTACTGTATGAAACCCCAGGGGTCTCCGGACGATACATCTGCAGTTCACACGCAAGAAGGATGCCTCATATCATTGACTTACTAAAGAGCTGGTATCCCGGTTACAAATTTGCCGACAA GTTTGTGGAAGTGAGCGATGAGCCGCAATTCAACTCGGGGAAGCTAGAGAAGCTAGGATGGAAAATCAAGCCATTTGAGGAAACACTCAGGGACAGCGTTGAATCTTATAGAGCTGCAGGTGTCCTGGATTGA
- the LOC127777026 gene encoding protein STRICTOSIDINE SYNTHASE-LIKE 10-like — protein sequence MRSTARQAATAAAFALIVFLVLLSPSPTAAATATTRMFKTIDARRSQHLDLGGSLVGPESVAFDGKGRGPYSGVSDGRIMRWNGEAAGWSTYTYSPSYTKNKCAASTLPTVQTDSKCGRSLGLRFHYKTGNLYIADAYMGLMRVGPKGGEATVLATKADGVPLRFTNGVDIDQVTGDVYFTDSSMNYQRSQHEQVTATKDSTGRLMKYDPRTNQVTVLQSNITYPNGVAISADRTHLIVALTGPCKLMRHWIRGPKTGKSEPFADLPGYPDNVRPDGKGGYWIALHREKYELPFGPDSHLVAMRVSAGGKLVQQMRGPKSLRPTEVMERKDGKIYMGNVELPYVGVVKSS from the coding sequence ATGAGAAGCACGGCGAGGCAagcggcgaccgcggcggcgtTCGCGCTCATCGTCTTCCTCGTGCTGCTCTCGCCGTCCCCTactgccgccgccacagccacaACGAGAATGTTCAAGACCATTGACGCCCGGCGGAGCCAGCATCTGGACCTCGGCGGATCACTGGTCGGCCCGGAGAGCGTCGCGTTCGACGGCAAAGGCCGCGGCCCGTACAGCGGCGTCTCCGACGGCCGCATCATGAGGTGGAACGGCGAGGCGGCTGGCTGGAGCACCTACACGTACAGCCCCAGCTACACGAAAAACAAGTGCGCGGCATCGACTCTCCCCACGGTCCAGACCGACAGCAAATGCGGCCGTTCGTTGGGCCTACGGTTTCACTACAAAACCGGCAACCTGTACATCGCCGACGCCTACATGGGATTGATGCGAGTTGGTCCAAAAGGCGGGGAGGCAACAGTGCTAGCCACGAAGGCTGATGGCGTGCCACTTCGCTTCACCAATGGGGTGGACATTGATCAGGTTACCGGAGATGTTTATTTCACCGACAGCAGCATGAACTACCAACGATCTCAGCACGAGCAAGTCACGGCGACCAAGGATTCGACCGGACGGCTCATGAAGTATGACCCACGAACTAACCAAGTCACCGTTCTTCAATCCAACATAACCTACCCGAACGGTGTCGCCATTAGCGCTGACCGAACACATCTGATCGTTGCATTGACCGGGCCATGTAAGTTGATGAGGCATTGGATCCGAGGCCCGAAGACTGGCAAATCTGAACCATTTGCTGACCTGCCAGGCTATCCTGATAATGTGAGGCCTGATGGAAAAGGTGGTTATTGGATAGCGCTTCATCGCGAGAAGTATGAGCTTCCCTTTGGTCCGGATAGTCACTTGGTTGCTATGAGGGTTAGTGCTGGTGGGAAGCTGGTTCAACAGATGAGAGGACCAAAGAGCTTGAGGCCAACCGAAGTGATGGAGAGGAAGGATGGCAAAATATACATGGGAAATGTTGAATTGCCGTATGTCGGAGTCGTCAAAAGCAGCTAG
- the LOC127777482 gene encoding AT-hook motif nuclear-localized protein 27-like: MATSNNKWWQAALDFPPPPPPVNVPAAAPAGAASPESKQQAAAGAIVPLRRPRGRPLGSKNKPKPPVIITRDSPDALHSHIIEVAPGADVAACVAEYARRRGRGVCLMGASGAVADVAVRGAAAPLPGRFELLSVTGTVLPPPAPPGASGLSVLLSAGQGQVVGGCVVGPLVAAGPVTLFAATFANAVYERLPLADAADVADVKPDLSSAAAAATSTSAPQEVQQQQLPLPPSSHHPQAMPATYPDHRSPPYAWAGGV; encoded by the coding sequence ATGGCCACCAGCAACAACAAGTGGTGGCAAGCGGCCCTCGActtcccgcctccgccgccgccggtgaacgttccggcggcggctccggcggggGCCGCGTCGCCGGAGAGcaagcagcaggcggcggcgggggccatCGTGCCGCTGCGGCGGCCGAGGGGGAGGCCGCTGGGGTCGAAGAACAAGCCGAAGCCGCCGGTGATCATCACGCGGGACAGCCCCGACGCGCTCCACTCCCACATCATCGAGGTGGCGCCGGGGGCCGACGTGGCGGCGTGCGTCGCGGAGtacgcgcggcggcgcgggcgcggggtgTGCCTGATGGGCGCGTCGGGCGCCGTCGCGGACGTCGccgtgcgcggcgcggcggcgccgctcccgggAAGGTTCGAGCTCCTCTCCGTAACGGGCACCGTGCTCccgccccccgcgccgcccggCGCGTCCGGCCTCTCCGTGCTGCTCTCCGCCGGCCAGGGCCAGGTCGTCGGCGGCTGCGTCGTGGggcccctcgtcgccgccggccccgTCACCCtcttcgccgccaccttcgccaaCGCCGTCTACGAGCGCCTcccgctcgccgacgccgccgacgtcgccgacgtCAAGCCCgacctctcctccgccgccgccgccgccacgtccacctcggcgccgcaagaagtgcaacaacagcagctGCCATTGCCGCCATCCTCGCACCACCCTCAAGCCATGCCCGCGACCTACCCCGaccaccgctcgccgccatACGCCTGGGCAGGCGGCGTATGA
- the LOC127775344 gene encoding uncharacterized protein LOC127775344 gives MPTTRQGSYGKPASSSRRRRRHHQRGRGGFRLGLLLRLRVRLSGLLGLLARSVEELRCCPGVSRISCSTVAAAARSARSRAPSSSAAAAAALCGGPHGRRAAPAVRDQSSFYAEAIADCLEFIKSRS, from the coding sequence ATGCCGACGACCCGTCAGGGGAGCTACGGCAAGCCGGccagcagcagccggcggcggcgccggcatcatcagcgtggccgcggcggcttCCGGCTGGGCctgctgctccgcctccgcgtgcGGCTCTCCGGCCTCCTCGGCCTGCTCGCCCGGAGCGTGGAGGAGCTCCGGTGCTGCCCCGGCGTCAGCAGGATCAGCTgctcgacggtggcggcggcggcgagatcagCGCGTAGCAgagcgccgtcgtcgtcagcggcggcggcggcggcgctttgCGGCGGGCCGCACggccgccgagccgcgccggCGGTGAGGGACCAGAGCTCGTTCTACGCGGAGGCCATCGCCGACTGCCTCGAGTTCATCAAGAGCAGATCATAA